The proteins below come from a single Piscinibacter gummiphilus genomic window:
- a CDS encoding aromatic ring-hydroxylating dioxygenase subunit alpha codes for MKSAAKTFPLNAWYAAAYDVEVKPALLSRTICGQKIVMFRRKDGTVAALEDACWHRLLPLSKGTLHDDEITCGYHGLVFNGDGRCTHMPSQETINPSACVRSFPVVQKHRFVWIWPGDPALADESTVPDLHWNDHPEWAGDGKLIQVKCDYRLVLDNLMDLTHETFVHGSSIGQRAVAEAPFVATHSDRFATVTRWMEGIDAPPFWAGQIKHATGYEGPVDRWQIIRFEAPCTITIDVGVAKAGTGAPQGDRSQGVNGFVLNTITPETETTCHYFWAFARNYCLGEQRLTHELREGVAGIFREDELILEAQQQAIDEHPGYKFYNLNIDAGSMWARKLIDKMVAKETPPDAPKVIPLRTAA; via the coding sequence ATGAAGTCCGCCGCCAAGACCTTTCCCCTCAACGCCTGGTATGCCGCCGCCTACGACGTGGAAGTCAAACCGGCCCTGCTGAGCCGCACCATCTGCGGCCAGAAGATCGTCATGTTCCGCCGCAAGGACGGCACCGTGGCCGCACTGGAAGACGCCTGCTGGCACCGCCTGCTCCCCCTGAGCAAGGGCACGCTGCACGATGACGAGATCACCTGCGGCTACCACGGCCTGGTCTTCAACGGCGACGGCCGCTGCACCCACATGCCCTCGCAGGAGACGATCAACCCCTCGGCCTGCGTGCGCTCCTTCCCCGTGGTGCAGAAGCACCGCTTCGTGTGGATCTGGCCCGGCGATCCGGCGCTCGCCGACGAGAGCACCGTGCCCGACCTGCACTGGAACGACCACCCGGAATGGGCCGGCGACGGCAAGCTGATCCAGGTGAAGTGCGACTACCGCCTGGTGCTCGACAACCTGATGGACCTGACGCACGAAACCTTCGTGCACGGCTCGTCCATCGGCCAGCGCGCCGTGGCCGAAGCACCCTTCGTGGCCACCCACAGCGATCGATTCGCCACCGTCACCCGCTGGATGGAAGGCATCGACGCGCCGCCCTTCTGGGCCGGCCAGATCAAGCACGCCACCGGCTACGAGGGCCCTGTCGACCGCTGGCAGATCATTCGCTTCGAAGCGCCCTGCACCATCACCATCGATGTGGGCGTGGCCAAGGCGGGCACCGGCGCGCCGCAAGGGGATCGATCGCAAGGCGTCAACGGCTTCGTGCTCAACACCATCACGCCCGAGACCGAGACCACCTGCCACTACTTCTGGGCCTTCGCGCGCAACTACTGCCTGGGCGAGCAGCGCCTCACGCACGAGTTGCGCGAAGGCGTGGCCGGCATCTTCCGCGAGGACGAGCTGATCCTCGAAGCCCAGCAGCAGGCCATCGACGAACACCCGGGCTACAAGTTCTACAACCTCAACATCGACGCCGGCTCGATGTGGGCACGCAAGCTGATCGACAAGATGGTGGCGAAGGAGACGCCGCCCGATGCGCCGAAGGTGATCCCGCTGCGGACGGCCGCATGA
- a CDS encoding branched-chain amino acid ABC transporter permease produces MLTLLFDGIAYGMLLFVLSVGLAVTMGLMNFINLAHGAFAMAGGYTTVLLMNKLGVPFLATLPLAFLFTAVLGAAFERTLYRPMYNRPHLDQVLFSIGLVFMAVTGVDYIIGSQQQMISVPSWLQGRFDLADVGIGKYRLFIIVVCGLLTVALQMILSRTRFGSRLRAAVDDPRVARGLGINVNQVFLLTFAVGSGLAGLGGALGAEVLGLEPIFPLKFMVYFLIVVSVGGTTTITGPLLAALLLGIADVFGKYYAPKLGAFIVYALMIAILTWRPQGLFGQRGSK; encoded by the coding sequence ATGCTGACCCTTCTCTTCGACGGCATCGCCTACGGCATGCTGCTGTTCGTCCTGTCCGTCGGCCTCGCGGTCACGATGGGCCTGATGAACTTCATCAACCTCGCGCACGGTGCGTTCGCGATGGCCGGGGGCTACACCACCGTGCTGCTGATGAACAAGCTCGGCGTCCCCTTCCTGGCCACGCTGCCGCTGGCTTTCCTCTTCACCGCCGTGCTCGGCGCCGCCTTCGAGCGCACGCTGTACCGGCCGATGTACAACCGGCCGCACCTCGACCAGGTGCTCTTTTCCATCGGCCTCGTCTTCATGGCCGTGACGGGGGTCGACTACATCATCGGCTCGCAGCAGCAGATGATCTCGGTGCCCTCGTGGCTGCAGGGCCGCTTCGACCTCGCCGATGTCGGCATCGGCAAGTACCGCCTCTTCATCATCGTGGTGTGCGGCTTGCTGACAGTGGCGCTGCAGATGATCCTGAGCCGCACGCGTTTCGGCAGCCGCTTGCGCGCAGCGGTCGATGACCCGCGCGTCGCGCGCGGCCTCGGCATCAACGTCAACCAGGTCTTTCTGCTCACCTTCGCGGTGGGCTCGGGCCTCGCCGGCCTGGGCGGTGCGTTGGGTGCCGAAGTGCTGGGCCTGGAGCCGATCTTCCCGCTCAAGTTCATGGTGTATTTCCTGATCGTGGTGTCGGTCGGCGGCACCACCACCATCACCGGCCCGCTCTTGGCCGCGCTGCTGCTCGGCATTGCCGACGTGTTCGGCAAGTACTACGCGCCCAAGCTCGGCGCCTTCATCGTCTACGCGCTGATGATCGCGATCCTGACCTGGCGTCCGCAGGGCCTCTTCGGCCAGAGGGGCTCGAAATGA
- a CDS encoding GntR family transcriptional regulator, with protein sequence MSAKLDDDTGTSQTVRVQLKLRELIVGGELKAGSRIAELTLVDLLGASRTPIRMALVRLQEEGLLEALPNGGFAVKDFSEADIHDAIEVRGTLEGLAARLAAERGVTSVLLAEARDCIARIDELLAQPELSEDSFNGYVEQNGRFHDLLSEMAGSDLVARQLERAKTLPFASPNGFVLARSTGPDARDTLVVAQAQHRAVLDAIVQREGARAESLMREHARIAHQNLREALQSHQSLQRLPGASLIRRRATR encoded by the coding sequence ATGAGCGCGAAGCTCGACGACGACACCGGCACCTCGCAGACGGTGCGCGTGCAGTTGAAGCTGCGCGAGCTGATCGTCGGTGGCGAGTTGAAGGCCGGCAGCCGCATCGCCGAACTCACGCTCGTCGACCTGCTCGGCGCCTCGCGCACGCCGATCCGCATGGCGCTCGTGCGCCTGCAGGAAGAAGGCCTGCTCGAAGCGCTGCCCAACGGCGGCTTCGCGGTGAAGGATTTTTCCGAGGCCGACATCCACGACGCGATCGAAGTGCGCGGCACGCTCGAAGGCCTGGCCGCGCGCCTGGCCGCCGAGCGGGGCGTGACCTCGGTGCTGCTCGCCGAAGCGCGCGACTGCATCGCCCGCATCGACGAGCTGCTCGCGCAGCCCGAGCTGAGCGAAGACTCGTTCAACGGCTACGTCGAGCAGAACGGCCGCTTCCACGACCTCTTGAGCGAGATGGCCGGCAGCGACCTCGTGGCACGCCAGCTGGAGCGCGCCAAGACGCTGCCCTTCGCATCACCCAACGGCTTCGTGCTGGCCCGCTCCACCGGCCCCGACGCGCGCGACACGCTCGTCGTCGCGCAGGCCCAGCACCGCGCGGTGCTCGACGCCATCGTGCAGCGCGAAGGTGCCCGCGCCGAATCGCTGATGCGCGAACACGCTCGCATCGCCCACCAGAACCTGCGCGAAGCGCTGCAAAGCCACCAGAGCCTGCAGCGCCTGCCCGGCGCGAGCCTGATCCGCCGCCGCGCCACCCGCTAG
- a CDS encoding branched-chain amino acid ABC transporter permease — translation MSAPDRQAISLEKVQASLRAASGWRWWEIALAVVAIASVFLSGRHALLLNEIAILALFALSLDLILGYAGIVSLGHAAFFGFGAYTAALFAKHVMPDPLVGLAVAVAGTAVLGALCSVLIMRGSDLTRLMITLGVAAVLYELANKLDWLTGGADGLQGVVMGKLLGTFEFDLFGKTAYAYSLAVLAVCVLITRRIVHSPFGYSLKALRDNRLRTQSIGLSVHLRLVAVYTLGAAVAGAAGALMAQTSGFASLDGFEFHRSADLVLVLVIGGTAYLYGGIFGAIIFKLLHDLVSAWTPQYWTFWLGLFLVVLMLVGRERLVRPWTWFKRGGQA, via the coding sequence ATGAGCGCGCCAGATCGTCAAGCCATCTCCTTGGAGAAGGTGCAGGCCTCGCTGCGCGCCGCCTCGGGCTGGCGCTGGTGGGAGATCGCGCTCGCGGTGGTGGCCATCGCCTCGGTGTTCCTGTCGGGCCGCCACGCGCTGCTGCTCAATGAGATCGCGATCCTCGCGCTCTTCGCGTTGTCGCTCGACCTCATCCTCGGCTACGCCGGCATCGTGTCGCTCGGCCATGCGGCCTTCTTCGGCTTCGGCGCCTACACGGCCGCGCTCTTCGCCAAGCACGTGATGCCCGACCCCCTGGTGGGCCTGGCGGTCGCCGTCGCCGGCACCGCGGTGCTGGGGGCGCTGTGCAGCGTGCTCATCATGCGGGGCTCCGACCTCACGCGGCTCATGATCACGCTCGGCGTGGCAGCGGTGCTCTATGAACTCGCCAACAAGCTCGACTGGCTGACGGGCGGTGCCGACGGCCTGCAAGGCGTGGTGATGGGCAAGCTGCTCGGCACCTTCGAGTTCGACCTCTTCGGCAAGACCGCGTACGCCTACAGCTTGGCGGTGCTCGCGGTGTGCGTGCTGATCACGCGCCGCATCGTGCACTCGCCCTTCGGCTATTCGCTGAAGGCGCTGCGCGACAACCGCCTGCGCACACAGAGCATCGGCTTGTCGGTGCACCTGCGGCTGGTGGCGGTCTACACGCTGGGCGCGGCGGTGGCCGGTGCAGCCGGCGCGCTGATGGCGCAGACCTCGGGCTTCGCCTCGCTCGACGGCTTCGAGTTCCACCGAAGCGCCGACCTCGTACTCGTGCTCGTGATCGGCGGCACCGCGTACCTCTATGGCGGCATCTTCGGCGCCATCATCTTCAAGCTGCTGCACGACCTCGTCTCTGCGTGGACGCCGCAGTACTGGACCTTCTGGCTGGGGCTCTTCCTCGTGGTGCTGATGCTGGTGGGGCGTGAGCGCCTGGTCCGCCCGTGGACGTGGTTCAAGCGGGGAGGGCAGGCATGA
- a CDS encoding ABC transporter ATP-binding protein produces MAELLKVEGLKSGYGEAVVVQGIDLTLEAGQSLALLGRNGTGKTTLMNTLVGVTRRHAGRISLAGQDITNLPAHLRAGAGIGWVPQERNIFKSLTVHENLTAVARPGPWTVERAYEMFPRLAERKSNMGNQLSGGEQQMLAVARALVLNPKLLLLDEPLEGLAPIIVEELLRSIARVVRDEGMSAIIVEQNPRMILPITHTAVVLDRGQVVHRDSSEALLAAPDQLDRWLAVAKA; encoded by the coding sequence ATGGCTGAGCTGCTCAAGGTCGAAGGCTTGAAGTCAGGCTATGGCGAGGCGGTGGTGGTGCAAGGCATCGACCTCACGCTGGAAGCCGGCCAGTCGCTCGCGCTGCTGGGCCGCAACGGCACCGGCAAGACGACCCTCATGAACACGCTCGTGGGGGTGACGCGCCGCCACGCCGGCCGCATCTCGCTCGCCGGGCAGGACATCACGAACCTGCCTGCCCACTTGCGCGCTGGCGCCGGCATCGGCTGGGTGCCGCAGGAGCGCAACATCTTCAAGTCGCTCACGGTGCACGAGAACCTCACCGCGGTGGCGCGGCCCGGCCCGTGGACGGTGGAGCGCGCCTACGAGATGTTCCCGCGCCTCGCGGAGCGCAAGTCGAACATGGGCAACCAGCTGTCGGGCGGCGAGCAGCAGATGCTCGCGGTGGCGCGCGCGCTGGTGCTCAACCCCAAGCTCCTGCTGCTCGACGAGCCGCTCGAAGGCCTCGCACCCATCATCGTGGAAGAGCTGCTGCGCTCGATTGCGCGTGTGGTGCGGGATGAAGGCATGTCGGCCATCATCGTGGAGCAGAACCCGCGCATGATCCTGCCGATCACGCACACGGCCGTGGTGCTCGACCGCGGCCAGGTGGTGCACCGCGACAGCAGCGAAGCGCTGCTGGCCGCGCCCGATCAGCTCGACCGCTGGCTGGCCGTCGCGAAGGCCTGA
- a CDS encoding ABC transporter substrate-binding protein produces the protein MQKRHVLKGVLPLALALTVPQAFAQAAPFKIGFILPMTGQSASTGRQIEAAAKLYMAQNGATVAGRKIELIIKDDAGVADSTRRLAQELVVNDKVDVLAGFGLTPLAMATAPIATQAKVPMVVTAAATSVITTASPYIVRTSFTLPQAAVAMGEWAGKNKIKKVVTLVTDYAPGIDAEKFFKSQFQLNGGEIVAEIRSPLKSPDFAPFLQKVRDAKPDAVFVFLPSGQGAAFMKQFAERGLDKSGIKLIGTGDITDDDQLNDMGDVALGVVTAQHYSASHNSPMNKKFVQSFEAANKFRPNFMAVAGYDGMRVIYKALEATKGKGGGDDLLAAMKGQVFESPRGPVMIDAQTRDVVHDIYIRKVERVGGQLWNQEFDVQKAVKDPGKLGAK, from the coding sequence ATGCAAAAACGCCACGTCCTGAAAGGCGTCCTGCCTCTCGCGCTCGCTCTCACCGTTCCGCAGGCGTTCGCCCAGGCGGCGCCGTTCAAGATCGGCTTCATCCTGCCCATGACCGGCCAGTCGGCCTCCACCGGCCGGCAGATCGAAGCCGCTGCCAAGCTCTACATGGCGCAGAACGGCGCCACCGTGGCCGGCCGCAAGATCGAGCTCATCATCAAGGACGATGCCGGCGTGGCCGACTCCACCCGCCGCCTGGCGCAGGAGCTGGTCGTCAACGACAAGGTCGACGTGCTGGCCGGCTTCGGCCTCACACCACTCGCGATGGCCACCGCGCCCATCGCCACGCAGGCCAAGGTGCCGATGGTCGTGACGGCCGCCGCCACCTCCGTCATCACCACCGCGTCGCCCTACATCGTGCGCACGAGCTTCACGCTGCCGCAGGCGGCCGTGGCGATGGGCGAATGGGCCGGCAAGAACAAGATCAAGAAGGTCGTCACGCTCGTCACCGACTACGCCCCCGGCATCGACGCCGAGAAGTTCTTCAAGAGCCAGTTCCAGCTCAACGGTGGCGAGATCGTGGCCGAGATCCGCTCGCCGCTGAAGAGCCCCGACTTTGCGCCCTTCCTGCAGAAGGTGCGCGACGCCAAGCCCGATGCGGTGTTCGTCTTCCTGCCCTCGGGCCAGGGCGCAGCGTTCATGAAGCAGTTCGCCGAGCGTGGCCTGGACAAGTCGGGCATCAAGCTCATCGGCACCGGCGACATCACCGACGACGACCAGTTGAACGACATGGGCGACGTGGCGCTCGGCGTGGTCACCGCCCAGCACTACTCCGCTTCGCACAATTCGCCGATGAACAAGAAGTTCGTGCAGTCCTTCGAGGCCGCCAACAAGTTCCGCCCCAACTTCATGGCAGTGGCCGGCTACGACGGCATGCGCGTGATCTACAAGGCGCTCGAAGCCACCAAGGGCAAGGGCGGCGGCGACGACCTGCTGGCCGCGATGAAGGGCCAGGTCTTCGAGAGCCCGCGCGGCCCGGTGATGATCGACGCGCAGACGCGCGACGTGGTGCACGACATCTACATCCGCAAGGTCGAACGTGTGGGCGGCCAGCTGTGGAACCAGGAATTCGACGTGCAGAAGGCCGTGAAGGACCCGGGCAAGCTCGGGGCCAAGTAA
- a CDS encoding 5-methyltetrahydropteroyltriglutamate--homocysteine S-methyltransferase gives MTARTTPPFRADHVGSFLRPKRLLEAREKKAKGEISPAELRKVEDECITEIVKFQEDVGLKSITDGEFRRTYFHVDFLEQIGGVKTDIPVTVIRPDGTEELAPPVMRVIDKVKHVKDIQLADFQYLKSQLKPGSTAKVTIPSPTMLHFRGGRAGISREAYPELEPSFYQDVANAYGDELRSLAAAGCTYVQMDDTNLAYLCDEKMREAARSRGDDPNELPHRYAKFINLVVAQKPKGMTLAMHLCRGNFKSTHAAAGNYEPVAEALLSEMNLDAYFLEYDDDRSGDFRPLRYLPKGKIVVLGLVTTKFGEMESKDTLKRRIDEAAQYAPLEQLCLSPQCGFSSTVHGNNIAVEAQRNKLKLVVETAREVWGD, from the coding sequence ATGACCGCACGCACGACCCCACCCTTCCGCGCCGACCACGTGGGCAGCTTCCTGCGCCCCAAACGCCTGCTCGAAGCGCGCGAGAAGAAGGCCAAGGGCGAGATCTCCCCTGCGGAGCTGCGCAAGGTCGAAGACGAGTGCATCACCGAGATCGTGAAGTTCCAGGAAGACGTGGGCCTGAAGTCGATCACCGATGGCGAGTTCCGCCGCACCTATTTCCACGTCGACTTCCTCGAGCAGATCGGCGGCGTGAAGACCGACATCCCGGTCACCGTGATCCGCCCCGATGGCACCGAAGAGCTGGCCCCACCGGTCATGCGTGTGATCGACAAGGTGAAGCACGTGAAGGACATCCAGCTCGCCGACTTCCAGTACCTGAAGAGCCAGCTGAAGCCCGGCAGCACCGCCAAGGTGACCATCCCCTCGCCGACCATGCTGCACTTCCGCGGCGGCCGTGCGGGCATCAGCCGCGAGGCCTACCCCGAGCTCGAACCCAGCTTCTACCAAGACGTGGCGAACGCCTACGGCGACGAGCTGCGCTCGCTGGCCGCCGCCGGCTGCACCTATGTGCAGATGGACGACACCAACCTCGCCTACCTCTGCGACGAGAAGATGCGCGAAGCGGCCCGCAGCCGCGGCGACGACCCCAACGAGCTGCCGCACCGCTACGCCAAGTTCATCAACCTCGTGGTCGCGCAAAAGCCCAAGGGCATGACGCTCGCGATGCACCTGTGCCGCGGCAACTTCAAGAGCACGCACGCCGCGGCCGGCAACTACGAGCCGGTGGCAGAGGCGCTGCTCTCGGAGATGAACCTCGACGCCTACTTCCTCGAATACGACGACGACCGCTCGGGCGACTTCCGCCCGCTGCGCTACCTGCCCAAGGGCAAGATCGTGGTGCTCGGCCTCGTGACCACCAAGTTCGGCGAGATGGAAAGCAAGGACACGCTGAAGCGCCGCATCGACGAAGCCGCACAGTACGCGCCGCTGGAGCAGCTGTGCCTGTCGCCGCAGTGCGGGTTCTCGTCGACCGTGCACGGCAACAACATTGCCGTGGAGGCCCAGCGCAACAAGCTCAAGCTGGTGGTGGAAACGGCGCGCGAAGTCTGGGGCGACTGA
- a CDS encoding ABC transporter ATP-binding protein: MSQVVLETHNLLKRYGGITPTNDVSIKVEKGARHALIGPNGAGKTTLVNLLTGVVEPTSGRISLDGQDITQLAPHQRVRRGIVRTFQINQLWNELTPLQSLALTVSAQLGISHTWWKPLGSDPRVAERCAVLLKQFRLDDVMDQKVSVLAYGKRRLLEIATAIASEPRVLLLDEPVAGVPEGERQEIFDTINALPPEVTILLIEHDMDLVFNFARTVTVLVNGTLFAEGDVASISTDPRVKAVYLGEGHG; this comes from the coding sequence ATGAGCCAGGTCGTTCTCGAAACCCACAACTTGCTGAAACGATATGGCGGCATCACGCCGACCAACGACGTGTCGATCAAGGTCGAGAAGGGCGCACGCCACGCGCTGATCGGCCCCAACGGCGCCGGCAAGACCACGCTCGTGAACCTGCTCACCGGCGTGGTGGAGCCCACCTCCGGCCGCATCTCGCTCGACGGGCAGGACATCACCCAGCTCGCGCCGCACCAGCGGGTGCGCCGCGGCATCGTGCGCACCTTCCAGATCAACCAGCTGTGGAACGAGCTCACGCCGCTGCAGTCGCTCGCCCTCACGGTGAGCGCACAGCTCGGCATCAGCCACACCTGGTGGAAGCCTCTGGGCAGCGACCCGCGCGTGGCCGAGCGCTGCGCGGTGCTGCTGAAGCAGTTCCGCCTCGATGACGTGATGGACCAGAAGGTCAGCGTGCTCGCCTACGGCAAGCGCCGCCTGCTCGAGATCGCGACCGCCATTGCCAGCGAGCCGCGCGTGCTGCTGCTCGACGAGCCGGTGGCCGGCGTGCCCGAAGGCGAGCGCCAGGAGATCTTCGACACCATCAACGCGCTGCCGCCGGAGGTGACGATCCTCCTGATCGAACACGACATGGACCTCGTCTTCAACTTCGCCCGCACGGTGACCGTGCTCGTCAACGGCACGCTCTTCGCTGAAGGCGACGTGGCCAGCATCTCGACCGACCCGCGCGTGAAAGCGGTCTACCTCGGGGAAGGCCATGGCTGA
- a CDS encoding PDR/VanB family oxidoreductase — protein sequence MKSSNTWHPAHIRAHRNLSPTVREFEIRPEGGVKPWTVGSHLKVKVMIDGREETRSYSLVGLHDPAVYRIAVKLAAEGHGGSRHVWSLEDGEELTIGEPDNHFELAFNAPQFLLVAGGIGITPLVGMAQMLAAKGADVRMRYAARSAAELVYADTLQLTLGERLQTYCSDADERLNLEREIASLAPGAQMLVCGPLGLLDAARDAWAAAGRPPADLRFETFGNSGHHAAEPFWVELPRHQLRIEVPPDRTLLDVLAENGVETLSDCCRGECGLCAMDVISVQGQIDHRDVFFSPHEHRANQRLCACVSRVSGGGVVLDTAYRAD from the coding sequence ATGAAAAGCAGCAACACCTGGCACCCCGCCCACATCCGCGCCCACCGCAACCTGAGCCCCACCGTGCGCGAGTTCGAGATCCGCCCCGAAGGGGGCGTGAAGCCGTGGACGGTGGGCAGCCACCTCAAGGTCAAGGTGATGATCGACGGGCGCGAAGAGACACGCTCCTATTCACTCGTCGGCCTGCACGACCCCGCCGTCTATCGCATTGCCGTCAAGCTGGCGGCCGAAGGCCACGGCGGCTCGCGCCACGTGTGGTCGCTGGAAGACGGCGAAGAGTTGACCATCGGCGAGCCCGACAACCACTTCGAACTCGCCTTCAACGCGCCGCAGTTCCTGCTCGTGGCCGGCGGCATCGGCATCACCCCGCTGGTCGGCATGGCGCAGATGCTGGCCGCCAAGGGCGCCGACGTGCGCATGCGCTATGCCGCGCGCAGTGCCGCCGAGCTCGTCTACGCCGACACGCTGCAACTCACGCTCGGCGAGCGGCTGCAAACCTACTGCAGCGATGCCGACGAACGTCTCAACCTGGAGCGTGAAATCGCCTCGCTCGCTCCCGGCGCGCAGATGCTCGTGTGCGGTCCGCTCGGCCTGCTCGACGCGGCGCGCGACGCCTGGGCCGCCGCCGGCCGGCCGCCTGCCGACCTGCGCTTCGAGACCTTCGGCAACAGCGGCCACCATGCGGCCGAGCCCTTCTGGGTGGAGCTGCCGCGCCACCAGCTGCGCATCGAGGTGCCGCCCGACCGCACGCTGCTCGACGTGCTGGCCGAGAACGGGGTGGAGACCTTGTCCGACTGCTGCAGGGGCGAGTGCGGCCTGTGCGCGATGGATGTGATTTCCGTGCAAGGCCAGATCGACCACCGCGACGTCTTCTTCAGCCCGCACGAGCACCGGGCCAACCAACGCCTGTGCGCCTGCGTATCGCGCGTGAGCGGCGGTGGGGTGGTGCTCGACACCGCTTACCGGGCCGACTGA
- a CDS encoding right-handed parallel beta-helix repeat-containing protein encodes MTLAHHGRSALRSLSLSIAATALLAGCGAGTDSVHNEAAAPSVPSPAPAPAPAPAPSPAPAPPPGTAVTYYFSDCQTGATSGCVPGDNANAGTSAAAPKRTLAGIDVNALAAGSRLLFARGGAWANFSLQLHNLNVTTAAPLVFDAYTPPAGGSARPVLNPGSAFFVFQTSVFGRSEDTGGYVLRNLTLDGRGSNGWGIHLRNRAHDILLDNLEITGFEIALHSQNESPIGNVTLRNSHIHHNSEMGLLGEADNLVIEGNLFEANNFSGSGFNHAIYLGGSGRNGVIRNNTFTHNSVCTRAPCADGNPVDPNVCRGGNVTIHGQWDGMLIEGNTIQQVASVGSCYGFSITPGYTSAEFFRNFTVRHNTVINLGGCAICAGASVGPLIENNLLINRNNSWMSGVVLGANVGSQGAGGDDVDNGAIVRNNTMCSTYFSGGSQLISAINAGTYTQAGNVLRTGADASTGPCAR; translated from the coding sequence ATGACACTCGCACACCACGGCCGCTCGGCCCTGCGCAGCTTGAGCCTGTCGATCGCCGCCACCGCCCTCCTCGCCGGCTGCGGCGCCGGCACCGACTCGGTCCACAACGAAGCGGCAGCGCCCAGCGTGCCCTCGCCCGCCCCGGCGCCGGCACCAGCGCCCGCCCCCAGCCCGGCCCCCGCACCGCCCCCCGGCACCGCGGTGACCTACTACTTCTCCGACTGCCAGACGGGAGCGACCAGCGGCTGCGTGCCCGGCGACAACGCCAACGCCGGCACCAGCGCCGCCGCTCCCAAGCGCACGCTGGCCGGCATCGACGTCAACGCACTGGCCGCGGGCAGCCGCCTGCTCTTCGCCCGTGGGGGCGCCTGGGCCAACTTCAGCCTGCAACTGCACAACCTCAACGTCACCACGGCGGCCCCGCTCGTGTTCGACGCCTACACACCGCCCGCAGGCGGCAGCGCGCGCCCGGTGTTGAACCCCGGCAGCGCCTTCTTCGTGTTCCAGACCAGCGTCTTCGGCCGCAGCGAAGACACCGGCGGCTACGTGCTGCGCAACCTCACGCTCGACGGCCGCGGCAGCAACGGCTGGGGCATCCACCTGCGCAACCGCGCGCACGACATCTTGCTCGACAACCTCGAGATCACCGGCTTCGAGATCGCGCTGCACTCGCAGAACGAAAGCCCGATCGGCAACGTGACGCTGCGCAACAGCCACATCCACCACAACTCCGAGATGGGCCTGCTCGGCGAGGCCGACAACCTCGTCATCGAAGGCAACCTCTTCGAAGCCAACAACTTCTCGGGCAGCGGCTTCAACCACGCCATCTACCTGGGCGGCAGCGGCCGCAACGGCGTCATCCGCAACAACACCTTCACCCACAACTCGGTGTGCACCCGCGCGCCCTGTGCCGACGGCAACCCGGTCGACCCCAACGTCTGCCGCGGCGGCAACGTGACCATCCACGGCCAGTGGGACGGCATGCTCATCGAAGGCAACACCATCCAGCAGGTGGCCTCGGTCGGCAGCTGCTACGGCTTCTCGATCACGCCGGGCTACACCTCGGCCGAGTTCTTCCGAAACTTCACGGTGCGCCACAACACCGTCATCAACCTCGGCGGCTGCGCCATCTGCGCGGGGGCCTCGGTGGGCCCGCTGATCGAGAACAACCTGCTCATCAACCGCAACAACAGCTGGATGAGCGGCGTGGTGCTCGGCGCCAACGTGGGTTCGCAAGGCGCCGGTGGCGACGATGTCGACAACGGCGCCATCGTGCGCAATAACACGATGTGCTCGACCTACTTCTCGGGCGGCAGCCAGCTCATCTCCGCCATCAACGCCGGCACCTACACGCAGGCCGGCAACGTGCTGCGCACCGGCGCCGATGCCAGCACCGGGCCCTGTGCGCGCTGA